From Plodia interpunctella isolate USDA-ARS_2022_Savannah chromosome 18, ilPloInte3.2, whole genome shotgun sequence, a single genomic window includes:
- the LOC128677627 gene encoding zwei Ig domain protein zig-8-like codes for MAMARPLLGVTLLAALAAAASAPTQPPLRHYQRRARGIVSVDEGHTEGTEGGIVVEAGAGLDPLELAEVAGVPAWRELWYGSLDALHALREPSINNTQEDVVAQLGALAFLHCPVRNLGERGVSWVRRRDWHIISSGVLMYTNDERFQVLHSEGSDDWILQIKYVQKRDNGTYECQVSTGAGTLSRLVHLHIAVPEAFILGADEHHVDAGSALNLVCIIEKSPVPPQYVFWYHNARMINYDAARGVSVVTEPGPKTQSTLSIRAAAPAHSGNYTCAAANTEPAHIYVYVSEGSDKMAATLSRNSSASGRAFPRVAPLVVALGAALVTLLRPHPSR; via the exons ATGGCGATGGCGCGGCCGCTCCTGGGCGTGACACTGCTCGCCGCGTTGGCGGCCGCGGCCAGTGCGCCCACGCAACCCCCGCTGAGACATTATC AGCGTCGAGCACGCGGTATAGTATCCGTAGACGAGGGTCACACGGAAGGCACGGAGGGTGGGATCGTGGTGGAGGCGGGAGCGGGGTTGGACCCGCTGGAGCTGGCGGAGGTGGCGGGCGTGCCGGCGTGGCGCGAGCTGTGGTACGGGTCGCTGGACGCGCTGCACGCGCTGCGCGAGCCCAGCATCAACAACACGCAGGAGGACGTGGTCGCGCAGCTGGGCGCGCTCGCCTTCCTGCACTGCCCCGTGCGCAACCTCGGCGAGCGCGGCGTGTCATGGGTGCGCCGCCGCGACTGGCATATCATCAGCTCCGGCGTACTCATGTACACCAACGACGAGCGCTTTCAG GTGCTACATAGCGAGGGATCTGATGACTggattttacaaattaaatacgtACAAAAGAGAGACAATGGTACTTACGAATGTCAA GTGTCGACGGGTGCGGGCACGCTGTCGCGGCTGGTGCACCTGCACATCGCGGTGCCCGAGGCTTTTATCCTCGGCGCGGACGAACATCACGTCGACGCCGGTTCTGCGCTCAACCTGGTCTGCATCATAGAAAAG AGCCCGGTGCCACCGCAGTACGTGTTCTGGTACCACAACGCGCGCATGATCAACTACGACGCGGCGCGCGGCGTGTCGGTGGTGACGGAGCCGGGGCCCAAGACGCAGAGCACGCTGAGCATCCGCGCGGCCGCGCCTGCGCACTCCGGCAACTACACCTGCGCCGCCGCCAACACAGAGCCCGCGCACATCTACGTATACGTCTCCGAGGGCA GTGATAAGATGGCGGCCACACTGAGCCGTAACTCGAGTGCGAGCGGGCGCGCGTTCCCGCGCGTGGCTCCGCTCGTCGTCGCGCTCGGCGCCGCGCTCGTCACGCTGCTCAGACCACACCCAAGTCGctaa
- the LOC128677626 gene encoding uncharacterized protein LOC128677626: MESLIKLQINANKAINKAFVNFKKSPKERLTAGYLEARLEALESQWCIFSENHSKLISDYNSKELEKYDECNVYEITEELYFDYKAELKDKLNQIQLLAPTISDANYSNSNANSKQQFNCNVKLPRITIPTFSGSYAEWTSFRDLFMSLVHTNKSLDNVQKLHYLKTYLSGEADQLLRHVSITSDNYEVCWNLLNNRYNNKRYIANTVLKRFMSQRTIFTESATALKELLDTSNECINALKNLGLSTDAWDLIVIYILSLKLDNESRKMWETKVSESQDDLPTYKQFADFLQQRFRSLEFFDNKSSKNIVKARVLHVTESVECPFCTENHKLLNCKKFSKEDTDARRNFVQSQKLCFNCFGQNHTVYTCRAPSKCRICHRKHHSLLHIRNTPSTASNVCQVPSEGNSSELNKEKEKPDEPCKNIISCHINAQSHVLLATALVRAISQSGICVTLRSLLDQGSQSSFITEAAVQLLGLSKKQCKSYVSGLGGDQDSMVTSKYVVYFKIQSLINPSFVMQVKAHVLKSITTLLPDKEIAVQGWSNMPVLKLADPTFNTPNKVDILLGAEVYCQIIEEGFIRSGPEMPVAQNTKLGWILSGKVSTTGYGNTKSFHTTVRCMHAVGENSLLQKFWELEEEPTLSEERKWSDEEQKCEKIFISTTTRDSEGRYVVKLPFRSEDPQCQYGNTLAIALKRFEYLEKRLSRNLELKKQYTNVINEYVELGHMEIIPDLDIKPTFVYLPHHAVVREDKTTTKVRVVFDASCPGKNGVSLNSELMIGPKLQPDLRHIIMRWRMHPICLCSDIVKMYRQIKVTEKDANFQCIVWRENPEDNVKHLRNLRVTFGTASAPYLAVRALQQAAKDEAEHFPNTYQKVLDDFYMDDLLSGCENIEEGEKLYKEIKELLCRAGFELQKWTSNSKKLMETINEKQLNEKINLKVDAVIKILGLRWNQESDNFEYSVKIPFSDVSITKRKVISEIAKLFDPLGWLAPAIIVTKIFIQKLWISGIGWDDLLPENLLKEWISYRNELLLLQDVTIPRWMNTYRSDKQRELHGFCDASNEAYAAVVYMRAVDKEGNVAVHLITSKTKVAPIKQVCIPRLELCGAVLLSRLLQEVSTVLDIRKENIYAYTDSTVVLAWLGSYPGKWKTFIANRVSEILSTMDRKQWIHVKSLENPADIASRGVKPSEMKNATMWFTGPCWLKEKRVISKNVDETFDTDIEKKVCHVEVNIGEEINKVESNIINKFSSLRRLVRVISYCRRFRKIRSVTEKWLTSDELRESLNICIKIVQGEGFKTELKDLRKIGFVNKKSKLTVLNPFLDDTGILRVGGRLERAQLNVSAKHPIILPDKSHFSSLIIADAHEKTMHGGPQLTLNYLRSRYWILNAKNNVKAFIRKCVTCIRYAASTRDQLMGQLPNARVEMCRPFYRTGVDYAGPINIRVSKGRGNKSYKGYVCLFVCMATRAVHLEAVSDMTSSGFLAAFRRFVARRGYCADLYSDNGTNFIGAAKELQVLFLSEKSNFINEVGEALANDNTKFHLIPPRAPNFGGLWEAGIKSTKYHLKRVIGQSTLTYEELSTVLTQIEACLNSRPISQLSTNPHDPFPLTPGHFLVGEPLLLVPDVNYEQSNISSLKRWQFTQRMVQDFWRRWSQEYLIQFLNRYRWAYQKPEPNIGDIVLVKEDGLPPGKWLFGLIVQKFPGMDGITRVVNIKCKDSVIKRAVSKLCVLPVTE; encoded by the coding sequence ATGGAGTCTTTAATTAAACTTCAAATTAACGCAAATAAAGCTATCAATAAGGCTTTTGTTAACTTTAAAAAGTCGCCAAAGGAGCGTTTAACCGCGGGTTATTTAGAAGCTAGACTCGAAGCGTTGGAGTCGCAGTGGTGTATATTTTCGGAAAATCACAGTAAACTTATAAGTGATTATAATAGCAAGGAGttagaaaaatatgatgaaTGCAATGTGTATGAAATAACCGAAGAGCTGTATTTCGATTATAAAGCTGAACTCAAAGATAAATTGAACCAAATACAACTTCTTGCGCCTACCATTTCTGATGCTAACTACAGTAACTCCAATGCTAACTCCAAGCAACAGTTTAATTGTAATGTGAAATTACCTAGAATTACAATTCCCACATTTTCTGGTAGTTACGCCGAGTGGACAAGTTTtagagatttatttatgtcactCGTGCATACTAACAAATCATTAGataatgtacaaaaattacattacttaaaaacttatttgtcTGGTGAAGCCGACCAACTATTGCGACATGTCTCAATCACTAGCGACAATTACGAGGTTTGCTGGAATCTATTGAATAAtagatacaataataaaagatacATTGCTAATACAGTTTTAAAGAGGTTTATGAGTCAAAGAACTATATTCACTGAATCTGCAACTGCATTAAAAGAGTTATTGGATACCAGCAACGAGTGTATTAACGCTCTTAAAAATTTAGGGCTATCAACTGATGCGTGGGACTTGatcgtaatatatattttaagtttgaaGCTGGATAATGAGTCGCGTAAAATGTGGGAGACTAAAGTCAGTGAGTCTCAGGATGATTTACCAACCTACAAACAGTTTGCAGATTTTTTGCAACAAAGATTTAGATCGTTGGagttttttgataataaatcttccaaaaacattgtaaagGCTAGGGTTTTACATGTAACTGAATCGGTTGAGTGCCCGTTCTGCACCGAGAATCATAAGTTGTTGAATTGTAAGAAATTTAGCAAGGAAGATACAGATGCACGCCGTAATTTCGTTCAATCTCAGAAATTATGTTTCAACTGTTTTGGACAAAATCACACTGTGTATACATGTCGCGCACCATCTAAGTGTAGAATTTGCCATCGAAAACATCACTCGTTGCTTCACATTCGGAATACACCGTCAACAGCGAGTAATGTATGTCAGGTACCAAGTGAAGGAAATTCTtcagaattaaataaagaaaaagaaaaaccagATGAAccgtgtaaaaatattatttcttgtcATATTAATGCCCAAAGTCACGTTTTACTAGCGACGGCTTTGGTAAGAGCTATATCACAATCAGGCATATGCGTAACTTTACGGTCTCTTTTAGACCAAGGTTCTCAATCTTCGTTCATAACTGAGGCAGCTGTACAGCTACTTGGTTTGTCGAAGAAGCAATGCAAGAGTTACGTGTCGGGTTTAGGAGGTGACCAAGATTCTATGGTGACGTCAAAATATGTcgtctattttaaaattcaatcacTGATAAACCCTAGTTTTGTGATGCAAGTTAAGGCCCATGTACTGAAAAGTATCACCACATTGCTGCCTGACAAGGAAATTGCAGTGCAGGGGTGGTCAAACATGCCAGTGTTAAAATTGGCAGACCCAACTTTCAACACACCTAATAAAGTTGATATACTTTTAGGAGCAGAAGTATACTGTCAAATTATAGAAGAAGGCTTTATTAGGAGTGGCCCAGAGATGCCAGTAGCCCAAAATACTAAATTGGGATGGATTTTATCTGGAAAGGTGTCAACAACGGGTTATGGAAATACTAAAAGTTTTCATACTACTGTTCGATGCATGCATGCAGTAGGAGAAAATAGTCTATTGCAAAAATTTTGGGAACTGGAAGAAGAACCAACATTGAGTGAAGAAAGAAAATGGTCAGATGAAGAACAGAAGTGTGAAAAGATATTCATAAGCACGACAACAAGAGATTCTGAAGGAAGATATGTCGTCAAGCTCCCTTTTCGGAGTGAAGATCCGCAATGTCAATATGGTAATACATTGGCTATTGCTTTAAAAAGATTTGAATATCTTGAAAAAAGATTATCAAGAAATCttgaattgaaaaaacaatatacaaatgtaattaatgaatatgTTGAGTTAGGTCACATGGAGATAATTCCTGATCTTGATATAAAACCAACATTTGTGTATTTGCCTCATCATGCGGTGGTGAGAGAAGATAAGACAACAACAAAAGTAAGAGTTGTTTTTGATGCTTCGTGCCCTGGAAAAAATGGAGTGTCTCTGAATAGTGAGTTGATGATAGGTCCAAAATTACAACCGGACTTACGTCATATTATTATGCGTTGGCGTATGCATCCAATTTGTCTTTGCTCtgatattgtaaaaatgtacagACAGATCAAAGTTACTGAAAAAGATGCAAATTTTCAGTGCATTGTTTGGCGTGAAAATCCGGAAGATAATGTGAAACATTTACGCAATTTAAGGGTTACGTTTGGAACTGCATCAGCTCCTTATTTAGCTGTGCGAGCTTTACAACAAGCTGCTAAGGATGAAGCAGAACATTTTCCGAACACTTATCAAAAGGTGTTGGATGATTTTTATATGGATGACTTGTTGTCTGGTTGCGAAAATATAGAAGAAGGAGAAAagttatataaagaaattaaagaatTGTTATGCAGGGCTGGGTTTGAGCTCCAAAAATGGACGAGTAACAGTAAAAAATTGATGGAAACTATAAATGAAAAGCAATTAAATGAAAAGATCAATTTAAAAGTTGATGctgttatcaaaatattaggTCTCAGATGGAATCAAGAATCTGATAATTTCGAATATTCTGTAAAGATTCCATTTTCTGACGTATCTATCACTAAACGCAAGGTTATATCAGAGATTGCTAAGCTATTTGATCCATTGGGTTGGTTGGCACCTGCAATTattgttactaaaatattcatacaaaaattatggATATCAGGGATTGGTTGGGATGATTTATTGCCTGAAAATCTATTAAAAGAATGGATTTCATATCGTAACGAACTTTTATTGCTGCAAGATGTTACAATACCCAGATGGATGAATACTTATCGTAGTGATAAACAACGAGAGCTTCATGGGTTTTGTGATGCTTCAAATGAGGCTTATGCAGCTGTAGTTTATATGCGTGCAGTCGATAAAGAAGGCAATGTAGCAGTTCATTTAATAACATCCAAAACCAAGGTTGCTCCAATCAAACAGGTTTGTATTCCTCGGTTAGAATTATGTGGAGCTGTTCTGCTGTCTAGACTATTGCAAGAAGTTTCGACAGTTTTGGATATACgcaaggaaaatatttatgcataCACGGATTCTACTGTGGTTCTAGCATGGTTAGGTTCTTATCCCGGTAAATggaaaacatttattgcaaacCGTGTTTCTGAAATTTTATCAACTATGGATAGAAAGCAATGGATTCATGTAAAATCTCTTGAGAATCCCGCTGATATTGCATCACGCGGCGTTAAACCTTCAGAAATGAAGAATGCTACGATGTGGTTTACTGGTCCATGTTGGCTGAAAGAAAAGCGTgttattagtaaaaatgtaGATGAAACATTTGATACAGATATAGAAAAAAAGGTCTGTCATGTTGAAGTTAATATAGgagaagaaattaataaagttgaaaGTAACATTATTAACAAGTTTTCGTCTTTAAGAAGGTTAGTCAGAGTAATAAGTTACTGTAGACGATTTCGTAAAATAAGAAGTGTTACTGAAAAATGGTTAACAAGTGACGAATTGAGAGAGTCATTAAatatatgcataaaaatagtgCAAGGTGAAGGTTTCAAGACAGAATTAAAGGATTTGAGAAAAATAggatttgtaaataaaaaaagtaaacttaCTGTTTTGAACCCGTTTCTAGATGACACTGGAATTTTAAGAGTTGGTGGACGCTTAGAAAGAGCTCAATTAAATGTATCTGCTAAGCATCCAATTATTTTACCTGATAAATCCCATTTCTCTTCTTTGATTATTGCGGATGCTCATGAAAAAACGATGCATGGTGGACCGCAGCTCACTCTTAATTATCTAAGGTCTCGATATTGGatattaaatgcaaaaaataatgtcaaggcatttattagaaaatgtgTCACGTGTATACGTTATGCAGCGAGCACACGAGATCAACTTATGGGGCAGTTGCCAAATGCAAGAGTGGAGATGTGTAGACCTTTTTATAGAACTGGTGTAGATTATGCTGGTCCTATAAATATTCGTGTGTCCAAGGGAAGAGGAAATAAGTCGTATAAGGGTTacgtgtgtttgtttgtatgtatggctACACGCGCAGTGCACCTAGAAGCAGTAAGTGATATGACAAGTAGCGGATTTTTAGCAGCTTTCAGACGTTTTGTTGCTAGACGTGGCTATTGTGCTGATTTATATAGCGATAATGGCACGAATTTCATAGGTGCTGCTAAAGAATTACAGGTGTTGTTTTTAAGCGAGAagtctaattttataaatgaagtaGGTGAGGCTTTAGCAAatgataatacaaaatttcatctgATTCCCCCACGGGCTCCTAATTTTGGAGGGTTGTGGGAAGCAGGGATAAAATCTactaaatatcatttaaaaagaGTGATCGGACAGTCTACTCTTACTTATGAAGAGTTGAGCACAGTCCTCACTCAGATTGAAGCGTGTCTCAATTCAAGACCAATTTCGCAATTAAGTACCAATCCTCATGATCCGTTTCCTCTTACTCCTGGTCATTTCTTGGTTGGAGAACCGTTGTTACTTGTGCCTGATGTGAATTATGAACAATCGAATATTAGTAGTCTTAAAAGATGGCAATTCACACAACGTATGGTGCAAGACTTTTGGAGAAGATGGTCCCaggaatatttaatacaatttctgAATAGGTATCGTTGGGCTTATCAAAAGCCAGAACCTAATATAGGTGATATAGTTCTTGTCAAAGAAGACGGTTTGCCACCGGGAAAATGGTTATTTGGCTTGATTGTGCAGAAATTTCCGGGAATGGACGGTATTACACgtgtagtaaatattaaatgtaaggATTCTGTTATAAAAAGGGCAGTTAGTAAGCTTTGTGTTCTTCCTGTCACAGAATaa
- the LOC128677883 gene encoding uncharacterized protein LOC128677883: MNGTQLRDASGRFLKKGPSQGHPNGPSQGHPNGPSQGHPNGPSQGQLKGRSGKRGGKISVGGEKSSGGKDGTDKERSRSEHEESRGGSEGEAMADESGVATVQGRLWNPLGSVGSITSLSESVLGAKRLYSEVASGSGSGSDTEVDWTRPEILPKAKRGKARGASNMTGARAETRRSREEDVEASFSATLGTRAFRRGEHPSGDEGSDVAPIEVRDFSALGADGLMATAVERLGIITSLVRKTTAFKGGFSAKILRASTDIRDIMDTLVSRSESDEVRRLRADNGRLQREVANMRAEVAALRSGFEEARREVNQAARAAEQRAGAPAEEERLMERLEASIAKMIDGRLAELKTCLPRMVTRPPLAGDNSRVARATRAAIAEASGLSPALLPKRTGMEGRRRESAEEGMEWGPSTSAVPDEFPELPGVEDGPTTSAILVDGSPELPWVEVGRRSKGKGKGKKSKPKPEAVPKGAPSTVPKPTAAPTGAPKSVPKPTAAPAGAPTSVPKESPKAAPLRVVKKLSAPSSSAVILKLQPEAVQNGATYSSALLKAEQEVNLEELGIGSLRIRPSATGARLIEVPGSSSSGKADALASALKVALAGVVDVFRPVKTADFRVTGLNDAATAQRIKAAVAQAGSCTEDQVWVGEIRSDWRGSGSALMRCPVTTAKKLIEAGSLTVGWSRVQLRHLEARPMHCYKCMGKGHTASLCPSQTDRSRLCYRCGETGHLSASCTAEPRCAVCRDAGKPAGHVMGGRACNPPPIRGKGPSPPPREGRQGEAPVGQMEE, encoded by the coding sequence ATGAATGGTACTCAACTGCGGGACGCCTCCGGGCGTTTCTTGAAAAagggcccttctcagggccaccctaacggcccttctcagggccacccaaacggcccttctcagggccacccaaacggcccttctcagggccaacTAAAGGGAAGGAGTGGAAAGCGTGGGGGGAAGATTTCGGTGGGGGGAGAGAAAAGTTCGGGCGGGAAGGACGGAACTGATAAGGAGCGGTCCAGGTCCGAACATGAAGAAAGTCGCGGTGGATCGGAAGGGGAAGCAATGGCGGATGAGAGTGGTGTGGCTACGGTCCAAGGAAGGCTGTGGAACCCGTTGGGAAGTGTGGGCTCCATCACCTCGCTGTCCGAATCGGTGCTGGGTGCCAAGCGCCTCTACTCGGAGGTAGCGAGTGGGTCCGGATCCGGTTCGGACACGGAGGTTGATTGGACACGGCCGGAAATATTGCCGAAGGCAAAAAGAGGGAAGGCTCGAGGTGCCTCGAATATGACGGGAGCCCGGGCTGAAACGCGAAGGAGTCGGGAGGAGGATGTGGAGGCCTCCTTCTCAGCCACTCTGGGAACTCGGGCCTTCCGGAGGGGAGAACACCCGAGTGGGGACGAGGGGTCGGATGTGGCCCCCATTGAGGTACGGGACTTCAGTGCCTTGGGTGCTGACGGACTTATGGCTACTGCGGTGGAGAGGCTGGGAATTATAACCAGCCTCGTCAGAAAGACCACCGCCTTCAAGGGGGGCTTCAGCGCGAAGATTCTGCGTGCCTCTACGGACATCAGGGATATCATGGATACCCTGGTGTCGCGTAGCGAGTCGGACGAAGTACGGCGCCTCAGGGCTGATAATGGTCGCCTCCAAAGAGAGGTGGCCAATATGAGGGCAGAGGTCGCTGCGCTCCGCAGCGGGTTTGAGGAGGCTCGCCGCGAGGTCAACCAGGCTGCGCGAGCTGCGGAACAGCGGGCAGGTGCACCTGCAGAGGAAGAGAGGCTGATGGAGAGGCTGGAGGCTTCCATAGCCAAAATGATAGATGGCCGCCTAGCAGAGCTGAAGACTTGCCTCCCTCGGATGGTCACCCGCCCACCTCTGGCGGGTGACAATTCGAGGGTGGCCAGGGCCACTAGGGCGGCCATTGCGGAGGCCTCCGGATTGAGTCCGGCGCTGCTGCCTAAGCGGACGGGAATGGAAGGCCGTAGAAGGGAAAGTGCTGAGGAGGGGATGGAGTGGGGGCCGTCGACCTCTGCAGTTCCGGACGAGTTCCCGGAGCTCCCTGGAGTTGAGGATGGGCCGACGACCTCGGCAATTCTGGTCGACGGATCCCCGGAGCTCCCCTGGGTTGAGGTTGGGAGGAGGAGCAAAGGGAAGGGAAAGGGCAAAAAATCCAAGCCCAAGCCCGAGGCGGTACCCAAGGGGGCCCCCTCAACCGTGCCCAAGCCCACGGCGGCGCCCACGGGGGCGCCTAAGTCTGTGCCCAAGCCTACGGCGGCGCCCGCGGGGGCGCCTACGTCTGTGCCCAAGGAGTCCCCCAAGGCGGCGCCACTGAGGGTGGTGAAAAAACTGTCGGCCCCTAGCTCCTCGGCTGTAATTCTTAAGTTACAGCCGGAGGCAGTGCAAAATGGGGCCACATACAGTTCCGCCCTCCTCAAGGCCGAGCAAGAGGTGAACCTGGAGGAGCTGGGCATTGGCTCGCTTCGGATTCGCCCGAGTGCGACCGGAGCGAGATTAATTGAGGTCCCCGGCTCCTCTAGCTCAGGCAAGGCGGACGCACTTGCTTCGGCCTTGAAGGTGGCCCTGGCCGGCGTCGTGGACGTTTTCAGGCCCGTCAAAACTGCGGATTTCCGCGTGACGGGACTGAATGATGCGGCAACGGCGCAGCGGATAAAGGCTGCGGTCGCGCAAGCCGGGAGCTGCACGGAGGACCAGGTCTGGGTGGGTGAAATCCGCTCAGACTGGCGGGGCTCTGGCTCTGCCCTGATGCGCTGCCCGGTCACGACGGCCAAAAAGCTGATCGAGGCGGGCAGCCTCACGGTAGGCTGGAGCCGGGTGCAGCTCcggcacctggaggcgcgccccatgcACTGCTACAAGTGCATGGGGAAGGGGCACACTGCATCGCTGTGCCCCTCGCAGACGGACCGCAGCCGGCTCTGCTATAGGTGCGGGGAGACAGGGCATCTGTCCGCCTCCTGCACAGCGGAGCCCCGCTGCGCGGTATGCCGCGACGCCGGCAAGCCGGCGGGCCACGTGATGGGGGGTAGGGCCTGCAACCCACCCCCGATCCGAGGGAAAGGACCGTCCCCTCCTCCGCGCGAGGGAAGGCAAGGGGAGGCGCCAGTCGGCCAAATGGAGGAGTGA